From one Vicia villosa cultivar HV-30 ecotype Madison, WI unplaced genomic scaffold, Vvil1.0 ctg.001413F_1_1, whole genome shotgun sequence genomic stretch:
- the LOC131635033 gene encoding pentatricopeptide repeat-containing protein At5g14080-like has protein sequence MKPASLELAQRISRTIISASKNHTKSKPHHHHPWTSQIEQTLHNNLNQNLTPSLVSSIIDPFLLHHHSLALGFFHWACQQPGFTHTSSTFHSILKSLSLTQNHSQSNYHSLLSLLKKAQSFHFPIHPCVYRSVIAMHISRNYLLQALSIFNEVASLINEIGAPTCNSLLAALSSNHNDNAYKVFDEMIVKGVSFSTLGFGVFVWWVCKEGDLRKVLGLLNEVGECGSEINGSVVAVMIVNGLCFAGKVSEAMVMLSELRNRGWKPDFMAYWIVAKGFREMGNVVDEIKVLKMKRKLGVAPRSSDYKEIIFELVSEKRIREAKMIGEVIVGGNFVVEDDVFNVLIESVSDVDPIGAIVFFNYVVERERFLSVTSLNRLSWNLCRVGKVDELLEVFRVLDCRNYFKDVEGYNVMLLWLCEARRVKEGYAVLQEMKKKGLNPDVTSYNYVMEACCKEDLLRPARKLWDEMFASGCCGNLKTYNILIHKFSEEGQIDEAEMLFNRMLDKGVEPDSASYNFLLQGLCQEDRLEQAFELYNKSVKQDITIARDILSSFILSLSKKGHLTAASKLLCSLSHNIGHAESHVVLLKCLADAREIPIAIEHLRWVQDKSPSMLQDICTGLLASLSVSKCPEPILQFLQRIQG, from the exons ATGAAACCCGCATCACTAGAACTAGCACAGAGAATCAGCAGAACAATAATCTCAGCCTCAAAGAACCACACAAAAAGCAAACCTCATCATCATCACCCATGGACCTCACAAATCGAACAAACCCTTCACAACAACCTCAACCAAAATCTAACCCCATCCCTTGTTTCCTCCATCATCGACCCTTTCCTCCTCCATCACCATTCCCTCGCTTTGGGCTTTTTCCATTGGGCTTGTCAACAACCAGGGTTTACTCATACTTCTTCTACCTTTCACTCCATTCTCAAATCTCTCTCCCTCACACAAAACCACTCTCAGTCTAATTACCACTCTCTTCTTTCACTTCTCAAAAAAGCTCAGTCTTTTCATTTCCCAATTCACCCTTGCGTTTACCGTTCGGTTATAGCCATGCATATTTCACGTAATTACTTACTTCAAGCTCTCTCCATTTTCAATGAGGTTGCTTCGTTGATCAATGAAATTGGTGCACCCACTTGTAACTCACTTCTGGCTGCACTTAGTTCTAACCATAATGATAATGCAtataaggtgtttgatgaaatgattGTAAAGGGTGTTTCTTTTAGTACATTAGGGTTTGGGGTTTTTGTTTGGTGGGTTTGTAAAGAGGGTGATTTAAGGAAAGTGTTGGGTTTGTTGAATGAGGTGGGAGAATGTGGTTCGGAGATTAACGGGTCTGTTGTGGCGGTTATGATTGTTAATGGTTTGTGTTTTGCTGGGAAGGTGAGTGAAGCTATGGTGATGTTGTCTGAATTGAGGAATAGAGGGTGGAAGCCTGATTTTATGGCTTATTGGATTGTGGCGAAGGGGTTTAGGGAAATGGGGAATGTGGTTGATGAGATTAAGGttttgaagatgaagaggaagttagGTGTGGCTCCGAGAAGTAGTGATTATAAAGAGATTATATTTGAATTGGTTTCGGAGAAGCGGATTCGTGAAGCTAAGATGATTGGGGAGGTTATTGTTGGAGGTAATTTTGTTGTTGAGGATGATGTTTTTAATGTTTTGATTGAATCTGTGTCGGATGTTGATCCTATTGGGGCGATTGTGTTTTTTAATTATGTTGTTGAGAGGGAAAGGTTTTTGAGTGTTACGAGTTTGAATAGATTGAGTTGGAATTTGTGTAGGGTGGGAAAGGTGGATGAATTGTTGGAGGTGTTTCGTGTTTTGGATTGTCGGAATTATTTCAAGGATGTGGAGGGTTACAATGTGATGTTGTTGTGGCTGTGCGAAGCTAGGAGAGTGAAAGAAGGATATGCTGTTctacaggaaatgaaaaagaaaggGTTGAATCCTGATGTAACGTCTTACAATTATGTGATGGAAGCGTGTTGTAAGGAGGATTTGCTTCGCCCTGCTAGGAAGCTTTGGGATGAGATGTTTGCGAGTGGTTGTTGTGGGAACTTGAAAACATAtaatattctgattcataagtTTTCGGAAGAGGGGCAGATTGACGAGGCTGAGATGTTGTTTAACCGGATGCTGGACAAGGGAGTCGAACCGGATAGTGCGAGTTACAATTTTCTTTTACAAGGGCTCTGCCAAGAAGACAGACTTGAACAAGCTTTTGAGCTCTATAACAAGTCTGTCAAACAGGATATTACCATTGCAAGAGACATATTGAGCTCGTTTATATTATCACTCAGCAAGAAAG GACATCTAACAGCTGCTTCCAAGTTACTTTGCAGTCTCAGTCATAATATAGGACACGCAGAATCCCACGTAGTTTTGTTGAAATGTTTGGCAGATGCAAGAGAAATTCCAATTGCTATTGAGCATTTGAGGTGGGTTCAGGACAAGTCGCCTTCAATGCTACAAGATATATGTACCGGACTTTTAGCTTCCCTTTCTGTTTCTAAATGCCCAGAGCCAATATTACAGTTTCTTCAAAGAATTCAAG GTTGA
- the LOC131635029 gene encoding uncharacterized protein LOC131635029 — MAMSDGKMNLPDDLFSSKLSDSHSSLKDEASGGNGEKGIAALLDDSKDQVSSDSSIPLSPQWLYSKPVDAKQTANPVGANSNDPVLKDNWRLEGSLDKKDWRKTAPDVDISRRWREEERETSLLGRRDRRKEDRRLENTSTSDNRALPADRWSDNRGSGHDSRRENKWSSRWGPEEKEKDSRSEKRNDVEKEDGHAEKQSTVASNRAVSDRDTDSRDKWRPRHRLESQAAGVATYRAAPGFGLEKGRTEGPNVRFSPGRGRANFNGNLQIGRPPIGSSVGSVLMDKNKTIPGKSSLGADSYCYPRGKLLDIYRKQKVDPTFENVPSEVDLTSPATQIDPVAPLAFVAPADEEEAVLRDIWKGKVTSSEVSDYSFRGKDGGSIDDISGSGVALTEGKQPSIGSGGMVISGNEILNESDKFFIGSASTTGGSLTNEAEEVASFQEGKQKHGPIIGMHWKDDSFDSSIREGIIHRKKVVESEAFGYHQGQLSAFEEHANQDGIKSMASDINTSHPDDSRSRFDYSSLRQSPNINPHDLKMNEKMYPSESVTAPEELSLCYLDPQGLIQGPFLGIDIILWFEQGFFGIDLPVRLSDAPESSPFQELGDIMPHLRANTGLGSDSNMVIQSEPSDAVGRNLKVDVNTFDYNGSFDDDQPWSSSRPDSTSSVGIPIQLPNQSYRPEINFSDEQCFDNVAQDEGISLSKLAGSNNDNPLMRPGDANASYSHHTGKPSNEVTGNDALNSEADKLHPFGLLMSELRDGSHLRRAQSSNSSLRLGDQGHFTDPLNDRDAHFTDQSSMGGVVNPSFRDTWTDEFGINRHYNSNQRVGSLEDQFLSRMGQNFNNFDVADHLMLQKLQKERLQQQQQAERLQQQQQAERLHQQQQAERLHQQLQAERLHQQQQAERLHQQQAEQFQQQQAERLQQQTNIPNHFPSHLNGSDLDRFPGFSPSQSNNSGIQQMMQNPGSDLERLFELQAQQRQLELQQQQDIHHQQLLHQQLKLQPQQQSQAQLMHQDILEQLMHHQIPDPNFGQSKHDPSRDNLLDQVQLRRYLYDLQQNSHSSGHLDPSTEQFIQANMALNAAQGRQADLSELLLQARHGNILPSDHVRFQQEQAQAQQLSMALRQQLGLDGERHFGRSWPLNETGQLVRNPSNHQLGHSAGFNVSEIHKQQQRLVAQDEQLNFLGRNHLEQNQRGFHDPSSMMFERSSPVSVQGRELLERRRYMHPTDQLGSLSSHHNLQSSDDLFGHHSLSGNNGHVDNNWIDPRLHLQQLESMRQRRELGESITSADLSISASAGGHEESSGRGFVDLLHQKLGLQSAQSSTVDKWHPLSSRSHDKSWHVPEANTSSHPFELPLDQQSHLNDPFLERTQSGNSSGLMHDNLTNIHINDHFNNLGNAERVPLRSRSGSLLEEQSLLSTNKDTLPPNYRIPFQIGKSSLEKDLHELDTNKGHRHEFLGTMGKFVPGMSDLSEQVESAMPSMEMPAIAHSRHSSLSSAGGDGVSFGREMGLNSSRGDEVSSDRIPPSTKGFDHAFNKRPHVSRVLSSPDVQSDQPSATHVNQSQLLNLTSSEGRREPSGNLSTTSMTDAQSAGKKEARFRSSSFSEGAMSEASFIDMLKKPVLPEADVHPTGGAGAESVDGGQAGRGGKKKGKKGKQIDPSLLGFKVSSNRIMMGEIQRPED; from the exons ATGGCGATGAGCGACGGCAAGATGAATCTCCCCGACGATCTCTTCTCCTCCAAACTCTCCGATTCGCACTCCTCTCTCAAag ATGAAGCTTCCGGAGGAAATGGGGAGAAAGGGATTGCAGCACTACTTGATGATTCAAAAG ATCAAGTATCATCTGACAGCAGCATACCCTTATCTCCACAGTGGCTTTATTCCAAACCAGTTGATGCAAAGCAAACTGCTAACCCAGTGGGG GCAAATTCCAATGATCCTGTACTGAAGGATAATTGGCGTCTGGAAGGGTCCCTGGACAAGAAAGATTGGAGAAAGACTGCTCCCGATGTTGACATCAGTCGCCGGTGGCGTGAAGAGGAGAGAGAAACAAGTTTGCTTGGCAGAAGGGATCGTAGAAAAGAAGATCGTCGGTTGGAGAACACCTCAACCTCTGATAATAGAGCCTTGCCTGCTGATCGCTGGAGTGATAACCGGGGTTCTGGCCATGACTCTCGAAGAGAGAATAAGTGGTCATCAAGATGGGGTCCTGAAGAAAAAGAGAAGGACTCTAGAAGTGAGAAAAGGAATGATGTGGAGAAGGAAGATGGCCATGCAGAAAAACAATCTACCGTTGCTAGCAACCGCGCCGTTTCTGACCGGGACACTGATTCCCGTGATAAATGGAGGCCACGACATCGCCTGGAATCTCAAGCAGCTGGTGTGGCCACATACCGTGCTGCACCTGGATTTGGGCTGGAGAAAGGACGCACAGAGGGACCCAATGTGCGATTTTCACCTGGAAGAGGTAGGGCAAATTTCAATGGAAACTTACAAATTGGAAGGCCTCCCATAGGCTCTAGTGTTGGATCTGTACTCATGGATAAGAATAAAACTATACCGGGGAAGTCTAGCCTTGGTGCTGATTCATATTGCTACCCAAGGGGTAAGCTTCTTGATATATATCGTAAGCAAAAGGTCGATCCAACTTTCGAGAACGTGCCTTCTGAGGTTGATCTCACTTCACCAGCAACTCAAATTGATCCTGTAGCGCCATTAGCATTTGTTGCTCCTGCAGATGAGGAGGAG GCTGTCCTTAGAGATATATGGAAGGGAAAAGTTACCAGCAGTGAAGTTTCAGACTACTCCTTTAGAGGAAAGGATGGAGGGTCAATTGATGATATTTCTG GTTCTGGTGTTGCTTTAACTGAAGGAAAACAACCTTCAATCGGCAGCGGTGGAATGGTTATATCGGGAAATGAAATCTTAAACGAGTCTGATAAATTTTTTATTGGATCAGCATCAACTACTGGAGGTTCGTTGACAAATGAGGCTGAGG AGGTTGCAAGTTTTCAAGAAGGCAAGCAGAAACATGGGCCAATTATTGGTATGCATTGGAAAGATGATAGCTTCGATAGCAGCATTAGGGAGGGAATCATTCACAGGAAAAAGGTTGTCGAATCTGAAGCTTTTGGTTACCACCAGGGACAACTTTCTGCTTTTGAGGAACATGCAAATCAGGATGGGATTAAGTCAATGGCTTCAGATATAAATACAAGCCATCCTGATGATTCTCGTTCCCGCTTTGATTATTCATCTCTTCGACAAAGTCCAAACATTAATCCGCATGActtgaaaatgaatgaaaaaatgtATCCATCTGAAAGTGTCACTGCTCCTGAGGAGTTGAGTTTGTGCTATTTGGATCCTCAAGGATTGATTCAAGGACCCtttcttgggattgacatcatTTTGTGGTTTGAACAAGGGTTTTTTGGGATTGATTTGCCTGTTCGCTTGTCGGACGCCCCGGAATCATCTCCATTTCAAGAACTTGGTGACATCATGCCTCACCTGAGAGCCAACACAGGGTTAGGTTCTGACAGTAACATGGTTATTCAGTCAGAACCATCTGATGCCGTTGGAAGGAACCTGAAAGTTGATGTAAATACATTTGACTATAATGGGTCTTTTGATGACGATCAGCCGTGGTCTTCATCCCGACCTGATTCTACATCCAGTGTTGGTATTCCGATCCAATTACCTAATCAAAGTTATCGCCCTGAAATCAATTTCTCTGATGAGCAGTGCTTCGATAATGTTGCACAAGATGAGG GTATCTCATTATCAAAATTGGCTGGGAGCAACAATGACAACCCTTTGATGAGGCCTGGGGATGCCAATGCCTCATATTCCCATCATACTGGAAAACCTTCAAATGAAGTTACTGGGAATGATGCTCTTAACAGTGAGGCTGATAAGTTGCATCCCTTTGGCTTACTAATGTCTGAACTCAGAGATGGCTCTCATTTAAGGCGTGCACAATCATCTAATAGCTCTCTGAGATTGGGTGACCAGGGCCATTTTACTGATCCATTAAATGATAGAGATGCTCATTTTACTGATCAGAGTTCTATGGGTGGTGTGGTAAATCCGTCTTTCAGGGATACATGGACCGATGAATTTGGGATAAATAGGCATTATAATTCTAATCAGCGTGTAGGTTCACTAGAAGATCAGTTCTTGTCTCGAATGGGACAAAACTTTAATAATTTTGATGTGGCAGACCATCTAATGTTGCAGAAGCTGCAGAAGGAACGACTTCAGCAGCAGCAGCAGGCTGAACGACTTCAGCAGCAGCAGCAGGCTGAACGACTTCATCAGCAGCAGCAGGCTGAACGACTTCATCAGCAGCTGCAGGCTGAGCGGCTTCATCAACAGCAGCAGGCTGAGCGGCTTCATCAGCAGCAGGCGGAACAATTTCAGCAGCAGCAAGCGGAACGGCTTCAGCAGCAGACTAATATACCTAATCATTTCCCCTCACACCTTAATGGGTCAGATTTAGATAGATTTCCTGGTTTCTCTCCATCTCAAAGTAATAACTCTGGTATCCAGCAAATGATGCAGAATCCTGGGTCAGATTTGGAACGTCTTTTCGAACTGCAGGCTCAACAACGCCAGCTTGAGCTTCAACAACAGCAAGATATTCACCATCAACAACTACTTCACCAACAATTGAAACTACAGCCTCAACAACAGTCTCAAGCTCAGTTAATGCATCAAGATATTCTTGAACAGTTAATGCATCACCAAATACCTGATCCGAATTTTGGACAGTCAAAACATGATCCTTCTAGAGATAACTTGTTAGATCAGGTACAATTGAGGAGATATCTGTATGACTTGCAGCAGAATTCACATTCTTCAGGGCACCTTGATCCATCGACAGAGCAGTTTATCCAAGCAAATATGGCCCTTAATGCCGCGCAAGGAAGGCAGGCTGATTTGTCAGAGCTCTTGTTGCAAGCAAGGCATGGAAATATATTGCCATCAGATCATGTTCGTTTTCAGCAAGAGCAGGCGCAAGCTCAGCAGTTATCTATGGCTCTTAGACAGCAGTTAGGGCTTGATGGAGAAAGACATTTTGGTAGGTCGTGGCCACTTAATGAGACTGGACAGTTAGTTAGAAATCCATCAAACCACCAACTGGGTCATTCAGCTGGATTTAATGTCTCCGAAATCCACAAACAACAACAGAGGCTTGTGGCACAAGATGAGCAATTAAATTTTCTGGGAAGGAATCATCTTGAGCAGAACCAAAGAGGGTTCCATGATCCTAGTTCTATGATGTTCGAGAGGTCTTCACCTGTTTCTGTGCAAGGAAGAGAATTACTTGAACGCCGTCGATACATGCACCCAACTGATCAACTGGGTTCTTTGTCTTCTCACCACAACCTACAATCATCTGATGATCTTTTTGGCCATCATTCCCTCTCAGGGAACAACGGCCATGTGGATAATAACTGGATTGATCCACGGTTGCATCTTCAACAACTTGAATCTATGAGGCAGAGAAGAGAGTTAGGAGAGAGCATTACATCAGCAGATCTGAGCATATCTGCATCTGCTGGAGGTCATGAAGAGAGTTCAGGACGAGGTTTTGTGGACCTTCTTCATCAAAAACTGGGTCTTCAATCTGCACAATCATCAACTGTTGATAAGTGGCATCCCCTTTCGTCAAGAAGTCACGATAAATCTTGGCATGTTCCTGAGGCTAACACATCAAGTCATCCTTTTGAGCTTCCTCTGGATCAGCAATCCCATCTGAATGATCCCTTTCTAGAAAGGACTCAAAGTGGGAATTCCAGTGGGCTAATGCATGATAATTTAACTAACATACATATAAATGATCATTTCAACAATCTAGGGAATGCTGAAAGAGTGCCTCTCCGGTCCAGATCTGGTTCATTACTTGAAGAGCAATCACTGTTATCTACGAATAAGGATACTTTGCCTCCCAATTACAGAATTCCTTTTCAGATTGGTAAGTCATCTCTGGAAAAAGACTTGCATGAATTGGATACAAATAAGGGACACAGGCATGAATTTTTGGGCACAATGGGCAAGTTTGTTCCTGGGATGTCAGACTTGTCAGAACAAGTGGAAAGCGCCATGCCTTCAATGGAAATGCCTGCTATTGCTCACAGTAGACATAGCTCACTAAGCAGTGCAG GTGGCGATGGTGTTTCTTTTGGTCGTGAGATGGGTTTGAATAGTTCACGTGGAGATGAGGTTTCTAGTGATAG GATTCCTCCTTCAACAAAAGGGTTTGATCATGCTTTCAATAAACGGCCTCATGTATCTCGGGTTTTGTCCTCCCCGGACGTGCAGTCAGACCAACCATCTGCAACCCATGTCAATCAGAGTCAGTTATTAAACCTTACATCCAGTGAAG GGAGGAGAGAGCCGTCTGGAAATTTGTCAACTACCAGCATGACCGATGCTCAATCTGCAGGGAAGAAAGAGGctcggtttagatcttcatccTTCAGTGAAGGTGCTATGTCAGAGGCATCATTCATAGATATGCTTAAAAAGCCTGTTCTTCCTGAGGCAGATGTGCATCCAACCGGTGGAGCTGGGGCAGAGTCGGTTGATGGTGGCCAAGCAGGGCGAGGTGGtaaaaagaagggaaagaaaggGAAACAGATAGATCCTTCTCTTCTTGGTTTCAAGGTCTCCAGTAACCGGATCATGATGGGTGAGATTCAACGCCCTGAAGATTAA